TCTCTTAGACGGGTTTGAAAATCATAAGGGTCTGCGTAGTTGGGAGAGCCTCCAGGTAGTCCTGTATTGTAAACTAAGTTTAAATACATTTTTAAACTTGGTATTCTTGGAACATAATCTTGAAGTAATACGCCAAACTTTAAACGTTGATCTGTAGGCCTTGCAATATAGCCTCGGTCATTTATGTTCTCTTCAGTTTTAAGGTACCCAAAACTAACCCAACTTTCTGTGCCAGGAACAAACTCACCGTTTAAGCGCATATCTAACCCATAAGCATATGCTTTTGCATTATTATTAGCTGCATACCTTATCCTTACGTTTTCAACTGTGTATGGGTTTACATCTGTAATACTCTTATAGTAAAGTTCGCTTACAAGTTTAAATGGGCGGTTCCAGAGCTTAAAGCTATAGTCATTACCTAATACTAAGTGAACACTCTGTTGTGCTTTTACATTTGGTCTTACAGTCCCTGTAGAGTCTCGAAGCTCTCTATAGAAAGGAGGTTGATGATATAGTCCTCCTGAAATTCTAAATATCATATCCTTTTCCCAATCGGGCTTAACGGCAAATTGTGCTCTAGGACTTATCACTGCTTGGCTTTCGGTTGTGTTTGTTAGGTTGTCATTAACAGTCCATTGGTGTGCTCTAATACCAAGGTTGTAAAAGATTTCAGTATTACCTATTACAGTTTTGTTGCCATATTGTGCGTATGCTTGTATCCTATCAATCTGTGTTTCGTTAAATGCTCTCACACTTGAGTAAGGTGTTAAAGGTGCGTCAAAAGCTTGATATGGTTGGTCGTTTGCAAAGTCTGAAAAGGGTGGTCTTATTGAAAAGCCAGCAGAGTCTACTACTTCGTACTCTTGTTGTCTGTCTCTAATATCTTCATGAGTATACTTGATACCATAATCTATTAAGTGATCATTGATAGAGATTGTTCCTTTATGCTCTAAGTTGAAAATTAATGCATCAAGATCATTTCTTGCATGTGTAAGCTGTGATCCGGCTGCTCTGGTAAACTCAACCTCGCCTAAATCTTCGCTCCCAATATCAGTATTAGGAACACCTAATCTATATTCTGCAAATATGTCAAAATGTTCTTGTTCTTGGGTGTTATAGGTTGAGGCAATGAGTTTTGCGGTATAATTGTCTGAAACGTCATATGTAGCTTTGAGCGCTCCAAAATAGGTTTCGTAGCGATCTTCTTCTTGACCATCGTAAAATACAACTAATGCTAAAGGGTCTTGCAGCGTCCCGAAATTGGTTTGTCTAGCTTGAGGCTCAAAATTGTAATCATTAACTGAAACATTACCTAAAAAGCCCAATTCAAATTTATCTGTTACTCTGTAGCTAAGAAATGTTTGAGCATCAGCAAATCCTGCTCTGTAATTAGTCTCCGTTTCTCTGGAGTTAACAAATAATCCATTGTCTCTATATCTTAATCCTACAATGCCTGAAAATTTATCATCTTTTGAAATTCCTTCAACAGAAATACTTCCACCTAATAAAGAGGCTTCTAAAGATGCTCCGAAATCTACAGGTCTTCTGTAGGTAATATCTAATACAGAAGATAATTTGTCTCCATACTTTGCTTGAAAGCCTCCTGCTGAAAATTCAACATTTCTTACTAAATCTGTATTCACGAAAGAGAGACCTTCTTGTTGTCCGCTTCTAATTAAAAATGGTCTATAAACTTCAATTTCGTTTACATAAACTAAGTTTTCATCATAATTACCGCCTCGCACAGCATATTGTGTAGATAGCTCATTATTATTGCTTACACCTGGTAAAAGTTTAAGTAAAGTCTCTACACCTGCGTTAGCTCCAGGAATTTTTCGAATAGTTTCTGGTGCTAAGGTAACAATACCTTCAACACGTTGACGCTGTCCGGTTTTAATGATGACTTCAGAAATTTGCTCAATGTCTGTTTTAAAGAGTGGATTAAATTCATAAATATCTCCACTAGTTAAATTAACAGTGATTTTAATGTTTTTAAATCCAACGTGAGAATACGTAATTTCTACATCTTGGTTTGATGGAATTTTTAAACTATAAGTTCCGTTTATGTCGGTTTCTGTTCCATTATTACTAGAGCTAATGTTTACTCCTAAAATTGGTGTTTTGGCATCATCTAAAATAATACCTTGAACGGTTGCGGTTTGAGCAGATACTTGGTATAAAAAACAAGTAAAAAGCACATAAAATAGGGTAGATTTTTTCAACAGGATTTAGTTTTTTCTAAAGAAGGTACTTTCAAAAGTAGTACTATTTCCAACATTATCTGTGACTATCACTTGTAATTTGTTTTCAGTTTCGGTGACAACTCCATCTTCAAAACTATGAGTTAATGTGCCTTTTTTGTAATTGTATTCGGTAAGAATGTATTTCCCGTTAACTGTAGCGTGATAATTTTTTATACCGGAACCTTTATCTTCAATTTTTAGCCTTAAGGTTGTGTTGTTGCTAATCCATTTTTCATTGGAGAAATTTAAAGCCTTAATTTCTGGGGCAATAGTATCTTCAACAAGTGTGTATATTCCAAATGTTCTAGTTTTTGTGGTAAACCTAGCTCCTTTCTTGTATGTTGATACATATGATGGATTTTTATAATAACCATATAATCTTGCTATGTATAATTTCTTACGATCTTCTGGACTGTATTTTTCTACATCAAAACCTATGGTGATATTTTTATGAATAGGAGTGTTGTCTTCGTGAAAGTGAATACTGTCACCAACAAATTTTATATTTAAATAGGTGTCTTCATAAAGAGCGTTAGATGGTATATAAACATCAATTCCTTTTTCCTCGAAAGCTGTTGCTTCATCTGCATCTACAAAATATGGAGTAGTTTTAATGT
This region of Croceibacter atlanticus HTCC2559 genomic DNA includes:
- a CDS encoding TonB-dependent receptor produces the protein MKKSTLFYVLFTCFLYQVSAQTATVQGIILDDAKTPILGVNISSSNNGTETDINGTYSLKIPSNQDVEITYSHVGFKNIKITVNLTSGDIYEFNPLFKTDIEQISEVIIKTGQRQRVEGIVTLAPETIRKIPGANAGVETLLKLLPGVSNNNELSTQYAVRGGNYDENLVYVNEIEVYRPFLIRSGQQEGLSFVNTDLVRNVEFSAGGFQAKYGDKLSSVLDITYRRPVDFGASLEASLLGGSISVEGISKDDKFSGIVGLRYRDNGLFVNSRETETNYRAGFADAQTFLSYRVTDKFELGFLGNVSVNDYNFEPQARQTNFGTLQDPLALVVFYDGQEEDRYETYFGALKATYDVSDNYTAKLIASTYNTQEQEHFDIFAEYRLGVPNTDIGSEDLGEVEFTRAAGSQLTHARNDLDALIFNLEHKGTISINDHLIDYGIKYTHEDIRDRQQEYEVVDSAGFSIRPPFSDFANDQPYQAFDAPLTPYSSVRAFNETQIDRIQAYAQYGNKTVIGNTEIFYNLGIRAHQWTVNDNLTNTTESQAVISPRAQFAVKPDWEKDMIFRISGGLYHQPPFYRELRDSTGTVRPNVKAQQSVHLVLGNDYSFKLWNRPFKLVSELYYKSITDVNPYTVENVRIRYAANNNAKAYAYGLDMRLNGEFVPGTESWVSFGYLKTEENINDRGYIARPTDQRLKFGVLLQDYVPRIPSLKMYLNLVYNTGLPGGSPNYADPYDFQTRLRDYKRADLGIFYVLADQNKTFSKGHWLHPFKELTLGFEIFNIFDVQNSITNTFVRDASTQQQFAIPNFLTPRIFNLKLGMRL